In Maridesulfovibrio sp., a single genomic region encodes these proteins:
- a CDS encoding restriction endonuclease: MKIWQAVKKVLEEAYAPLTYVEVYEDIVKKGYYQFKAKNPKHVVHSEIRRRCNNLDFASAKSPKFFTRNPDGKYTLIGFQATNAPNPLAEEENEHFRLEHRLENAHEKYIASFKKVLLEELKNLTPYEFEVFSKNLLKSYGVKELMVTSPSRDGGIDGEGILKAGLSKLCVAFQCKRWKGGKVGRGEVDKFRGAIQGKFDQGIFFTTSTFTSGAKAVSTRVGAVPIILVNGDGIVDIMLEKRCGVQQELFAKYSIELDRMLVDDG, from the coding sequence ATGAAAATTTGGCAAGCAGTCAAGAAAGTTCTGGAAGAAGCATACGCACCCTTAACCTATGTTGAAGTGTATGAGGACATAGTTAAGAAGGGGTATTACCAGTTTAAAGCGAAGAATCCCAAGCATGTTGTCCATTCCGAGATTCGCCGCAGATGCAATAATCTTGACTTTGCTTCGGCTAAAAGTCCTAAATTTTTCACACGTAATCCAGATGGCAAATATACCCTAATTGGCTTTCAAGCGACTAATGCTCCCAATCCTTTGGCTGAAGAAGAGAATGAGCATTTTAGACTCGAACACCGTCTTGAAAATGCTCATGAGAAATATATTGCTTCTTTCAAGAAAGTACTGCTGGAAGAACTTAAGAATCTAACACCATATGAATTTGAAGTATTCAGCAAGAACTTATTGAAAAGCTATGGAGTTAAAGAGCTCATGGTTACCAGTCCCAGCAGGGATGGTGGAATTGACGGAGAAGGAATTTTGAAAGCAGGGTTGAGCAAGCTTTGCGTCGCTTTCCAGTGCAAAAGATGGAAAGGAGGAAAAGTCGGAAGGGGTGAAGTGGACAAATTCAGAGGTGCTATCCAAGGCAAGTTTGACCAAGGTATATTTTTTACAACATCCACTTTTACATCTGGGGCTAAGGCAGTTTCTACCAGAGTCGGGGCCGTGCCTATTATTCTCGTTAATGGAGATGGGATTGTTGACATCATGCTTGAAAAGCGGTGTGGTGTGCAGCAGGAACTTTTTGCCAAGTATTCTATTGAATTGGACCGAATGTTGGTGGATGACGGGTAG
- a CDS encoding ATP-binding protein produces the protein MSEHENSREVLMDPSRVCRAISKIGYSAVAAVKDIIDNSIAAEATSVTINLTLKDDTFRHNRNSISKFEIVDNGCGMDNEGIFTAFQLGSNVTYHKDSLSKYGMGMKSAGLSLGNRISVISKTNGNLTDHHHIDLDRIDETKKYNVYSRPLSAEEISYYNEIIDGEHGTVVSIDKCNFSDQASLKSVVDGLSEELGVVYYKQLTAPDSQLSIRLKEIGTSRKEEIIDGFDILFKSIAKQEFDPDNYDCTHPCKVIDTEIAIPGTEDKATLEAVIFPQAGMATAQIPQEHKELIRTYKVGRRNMGFFIYRNGRLIRWGDRIFTPFGPKEALVGKDEYGFRARLCLTSAHDDVLHVDVSKQKINLPEDVEQILRSEIVQAIKDAQHAFTLCKDKKEETGRTEGDNFNIVNQSLEEELPSGELSEEQSEISKERGLNLAAESESSKEEDEPDVVEGDRAFRRIRYSSKVLDAALYSAGFSPSEGTFVRINKNTAFYEYVLKKLNNKDNFRQVVEGLLWALAVSDNQLYKNLFDIEEETLTALLRKKNKFLSHNISNWIDDNPDIIDG, from the coding sequence ATGTCCGAACACGAAAACTCAAGAGAAGTCCTAATGGACCCTAGCAGAGTATGCAGAGCTATTTCAAAAATTGGCTACTCTGCTGTCGCTGCCGTTAAAGACATAATAGACAACTCAATCGCAGCCGAAGCAACTTCAGTTACAATAAATTTAACCTTAAAAGACGACACGTTTAGACATAATAGGAATAGTATATCTAAATTTGAAATAGTAGATAATGGCTGTGGTATGGATAACGAAGGAATATTTACAGCTTTTCAGCTAGGAAGTAATGTTACATACCATAAAGACAGCTTATCTAAGTATGGCATGGGGATGAAATCAGCCGGATTATCTTTAGGTAACAGAATTTCTGTCATATCTAAAACAAATGGTAACTTGACTGATCATCATCACATTGACCTCGACAGAATTGATGAGACCAAAAAATACAATGTTTACTCTCGCCCTCTCTCGGCAGAGGAAATCTCATATTATAACGAAATAATTGATGGAGAGCATGGAACAGTCGTCTCCATTGATAAATGTAATTTTTCCGATCAGGCTTCATTAAAGTCTGTTGTCGATGGTCTATCCGAAGAGCTTGGTGTCGTTTATTATAAGCAATTGACTGCCCCCGACAGCCAACTCAGTATCAGATTAAAAGAAATTGGAACCTCTAGAAAAGAGGAAATAATTGATGGATTTGATATACTTTTTAAGAGCATTGCCAAACAAGAATTTGACCCTGACAACTACGACTGCACACATCCATGCAAAGTCATTGATACTGAAATAGCTATTCCAGGTACAGAAGATAAGGCGACCCTTGAAGCAGTGATCTTCCCTCAAGCAGGAATGGCTACGGCTCAAATTCCACAAGAACATAAAGAGCTAATTAGAACCTACAAAGTCGGTAGAAGAAACATGGGTTTTTTTATTTATCGAAATGGTCGGCTGATAAGATGGGGTGATAGAATTTTCACTCCTTTCGGTCCTAAAGAGGCTTTAGTTGGCAAGGATGAATATGGATTCAGAGCAAGATTATGCCTGACTTCTGCTCACGATGATGTGCTGCATGTAGATGTTTCCAAACAGAAAATAAATCTACCAGAAGATGTTGAGCAAATACTTCGTTCAGAGATAGTTCAAGCCATCAAAGATGCGCAACATGCGTTTACACTGTGTAAAGATAAAAAAGAGGAGACAGGGAGAACAGAGGGAGACAATTTTAATATTGTAAACCAAAGTTTGGAAGAGGAGCTGCCTTCCGGTGAACTCTCAGAAGAACAAAGTGAAATCAGTAAAGAGAGAGGCTTGAACCTTGCAGCTGAAAGCGAGTCTTCTAAAGAAGAAGATGAACCTGATGTTGTCGAAGGGGATCGAGCTTTCAGAAGAATTCGATATTCAAGTAAAGTGTTGGATGCTGCTCTGTATTCTGCTGGATTTAGTCCTTCAGAAGGAACTTTCGTTAGAATAAATAAAAACACAGCATTTTACGAATATGTACTCAAAAAACTAAATAACAAAGACAACTTCCGACAAGTTGTTGAAGGACTGTTATGGGCCTTGGCTGTATCTGACAACCAGCTATACAAAAATTTATTTGATATTGAAGAAGAAACTCTCACCGCTTTACTACGTAAAAAAAATAAATTTTTATCCCATAATATTTCTAACTGGATAGATGACAATCCTGACATAATAGATGGGTAA
- the dndE gene encoding DNA sulfur modification protein DndE → MIEHVRLSQRAKDQLVMVKRRTGITNWNVLCRWAFCLSLAEPSKPRDEEIPSDSSVEMTWKTFGGGHHEVYMALLKQRCVSDSISADSNKINRYFKQHLHRGIGYLFSRKIDISGFLNFL, encoded by the coding sequence ATGATTGAACACGTAAGACTTTCACAAAGAGCAAAAGATCAACTAGTTATGGTGAAAAGGCGCACCGGAATCACTAATTGGAATGTGCTCTGCCGTTGGGCGTTCTGCCTCTCCTTGGCTGAACCCTCAAAACCTAGAGATGAAGAGATTCCCAGCGATAGTTCTGTTGAGATGACTTGGAAAACCTTTGGTGGTGGGCACCACGAGGTCTATATGGCTTTGTTGAAACAGCGATGTGTGTCTGATTCTATTTCGGCTGATTCAAATAAGATTAACAGATATTTCAAGCAACACTTACATAGAGGAATAGGCTACCTTTTTAGTCGCAAAATAGATATATCTGGATTTTTAAATTTTTTATAG
- the dndD gene encoding DNA sulfur modification protein DndD: MLLSELILENFSVYGEVQHLDLSPKDSSHPIVLVGGLNGAGKTSLLTAIRLVLFGKRLVHLDPKITSYSAFLKKLINDPSIGESRVTLSFATYSQGVKDTYKVTRSWKEASGGRIAEKFVAHKNGKHDSVISSTWEEFIDSFIPVSIANLFFFDGEAVADMASKEGAQLLLKTGVEALLGINLLNRLQEDLSSLIYKKSQETADSEVKERLETLDNVLKQQQIEINDLKAEKKSIEKTLAAKEKELAKAEGEFKTSGAELFSHRKGIEEDLGYAQQELEVISAELRELAAGTLPLALIGNLIADTQKQEKCEQDAIKAKAVLEVLEERDQTFLEIVNKKAPSAYDELSKLLQADRTSRSDTAATEIILDMSEEGSSLLQHLPQRIEHEQKQAASLKSKYEQWNEKKDSLERKLSMIPPEESVAESIRKRDEAKQALSIAIDQMASIERKIAELEGSHKFKTAEKKRFLEKQAIEDAEQLVHDRVIKYAGIARNRVGEFGDAVLNKSVSHLEELILESTNLLLRKKGFITSVKINTDNYELVLRGHNERHIPLTSLSAGERQLVIISILWGLGRASGRPLPIIVDTPLGRLDSIHRNLLVEYYFPNVSHQTILLSTDTEIVGEAKEKLSEFIGASYTLQHDIKRHKTQITNGYFS, encoded by the coding sequence ATGCTCTTAAGCGAACTTATTCTCGAAAACTTTAGCGTATACGGCGAAGTTCAACATTTAGATTTAAGCCCAAAGGATAGCTCGCATCCTATTGTATTGGTTGGAGGCTTAAATGGAGCAGGTAAAACAAGTCTGCTCACCGCCATCAGGCTTGTCTTGTTTGGCAAGAGATTGGTTCACCTTGACCCCAAAATTACGTCATACTCCGCTTTTTTAAAAAAGTTGATCAACGACCCGTCCATTGGAGAAAGTCGTGTCACATTATCATTTGCGACTTACTCTCAAGGGGTAAAAGACACTTATAAAGTAACCCGAAGTTGGAAAGAAGCGTCTGGTGGTCGGATTGCTGAAAAATTTGTCGCACATAAGAACGGAAAACATGATTCTGTCATATCATCTACTTGGGAAGAATTTATTGACTCATTTATCCCTGTAAGCATTGCAAATTTATTCTTTTTTGACGGCGAAGCAGTCGCAGACATGGCAAGTAAAGAAGGAGCCCAGTTACTTCTTAAGACAGGAGTTGAAGCCTTACTTGGAATCAACCTCCTTAATCGCCTGCAAGAGGACCTCTCCTCACTTATTTATAAGAAATCCCAAGAAACAGCAGACTCAGAAGTCAAGGAAAGGCTAGAGACTCTTGATAACGTATTAAAACAACAACAAATCGAAATAAACGACCTTAAAGCAGAAAAGAAATCTATTGAAAAAACACTCGCTGCAAAAGAAAAGGAACTTGCCAAGGCTGAGGGTGAATTCAAAACAAGCGGAGCGGAGCTTTTCTCCCACAGAAAAGGTATTGAAGAAGATTTAGGGTACGCGCAACAAGAGCTTGAAGTTATTTCAGCAGAACTTAGAGAGCTAGCAGCCGGAACTCTACCTTTAGCCTTGATCGGTAATCTGATAGCAGACACTCAGAAACAGGAAAAATGCGAACAGGACGCGATTAAAGCAAAGGCAGTACTTGAGGTGCTCGAAGAGCGAGATCAAACGTTCTTAGAAATTGTTAATAAAAAGGCACCTAGCGCATATGATGAATTGTCAAAACTTTTGCAGGCTGACCGCACGAGCCGAAGCGACACTGCCGCAACAGAAATAATTCTAGATATGTCTGAAGAAGGAAGCTCTCTTCTCCAGCATCTTCCCCAGCGCATTGAACATGAACAAAAGCAGGCTGCTTCACTCAAAAGCAAATATGAGCAGTGGAATGAAAAGAAGGATTCTTTAGAACGCAAACTTTCAATGATCCCTCCAGAAGAAAGTGTGGCGGAATCAATTAGAAAGAGAGACGAAGCAAAACAGGCATTAAGTATAGCAATAGATCAGATGGCGAGCATTGAGCGAAAGATTGCAGAGCTTGAGGGATCGCACAAATTTAAAACGGCTGAAAAAAAACGTTTCTTAGAAAAACAAGCAATAGAGGACGCAGAGCAACTTGTTCACGATAGAGTCATTAAATATGCAGGAATCGCCCGTAATCGAGTAGGAGAGTTTGGCGACGCGGTATTGAATAAGTCAGTTTCTCACCTTGAGGAACTCATACTGGAAAGTACGAATCTCCTTTTAAGGAAGAAGGGGTTCATTACTTCGGTCAAAATCAACACAGATAACTACGAGTTGGTTTTACGAGGACATAACGAAAGACATATTCCACTGACATCACTTTCTGCAGGGGAACGGCAGTTGGTCATTATCTCTATCCTTTGGGGGCTTGGTAGGGCTTCAGGGCGTCCCCTACCAATCATTGTTGATACTCCCCTTGGACGCCTTGATTCAATCCACAGGAACCTTTTAGTTGAATACTACTTTCCAAATGTCAGCCATCAGACAATTCTGCTCTCTACTGACACTGAAATCGTTGGAGAAGCAAAAGAAAAGCTCTCAGAATTTATTGGTGCAAGTTACACATTACAACACGACATTAAGCGACACAAAACTCAAATAACAAACGGATATTTCAGCTAA
- the dndC gene encoding DNA phosphorothioation system sulfurtransferase DndC, which translates to MTKKDNHQYSAFQLEGMGYKKYLSFLFEEVKTLYQEDPHPWVIGYSGGKDSTAVLQLIWLALESLPEADRNKKVYIISTDTLVENPVVAKWVKQSINLINYHAKKQGMPFESHLLHPDPTNSFWVNLIGRGYPRPWSKFRWCTDRLKIEPSNKFIEKVANQYGETILALGTRKYESTKRASNMRRHEKHRLRDRLSPNKHVENCLIYTPIEDWTNDDVWAFLMDKDNPWGLSNSELLELYKDATEDRECPMIIELDEKTPSCGKSRFGCWTCTLVTRDSSLENMATNDKANEWLLPLIQYRTHLTVKDDKKMRDFRRMKGSVEFYKGKPIHGPYLQSQREIFLRQLLKTEKTMRQNAPMDFGDISLISIEELKEIRRIWLVEKHEIEDRLPVIYKDETGKTFPDTNLQHYHCFGEKELKLLEEICGPENRLSYEMIRELLDLMWEYQTKLRRAGLYDRMEQVIRKAFYDNKDDAVNFTKQYNEVRTVEEDKCS; encoded by the coding sequence ATGACTAAAAAAGACAACCATCAGTACTCAGCATTCCAGTTGGAGGGAATGGGGTACAAAAAATATCTCTCCTTTTTATTTGAGGAGGTAAAAACTCTATACCAAGAAGACCCACATCCTTGGGTAATAGGCTATAGCGGCGGCAAAGACTCCACTGCGGTTCTTCAATTGATATGGCTTGCTCTTGAATCCTTGCCAGAGGCAGACCGTAATAAAAAAGTTTATATTATCAGTACCGATACCCTTGTGGAAAATCCGGTTGTTGCAAAGTGGGTAAAGCAATCTATTAATCTAATCAATTATCATGCAAAAAAACAGGGCATGCCCTTTGAGTCCCACCTTCTGCATCCTGATCCCACAAATAGCTTTTGGGTCAACCTTATAGGTCGTGGCTACCCTCGCCCTTGGTCAAAATTCCGCTGGTGTACAGATCGCCTTAAAATTGAGCCCTCAAACAAATTTATTGAAAAAGTTGCCAACCAATACGGTGAAACAATTCTAGCTTTGGGGACCAGAAAATATGAAAGTACAAAACGTGCAAGCAACATGCGGCGACACGAAAAACACCGCCTGCGTGATCGTTTAAGCCCCAACAAGCACGTTGAAAACTGCCTTATTTATACCCCGATTGAAGACTGGACCAATGACGACGTCTGGGCATTTCTTATGGATAAGGACAACCCATGGGGATTGAGCAATTCCGAACTGCTTGAGCTATATAAAGATGCGACTGAAGACCGTGAATGTCCGATGATCATAGAGCTGGACGAAAAAACCCCAAGTTGTGGGAAAAGCCGATTTGGCTGCTGGACATGCACTTTGGTTACTCGTGATAGCTCCCTTGAAAATATGGCTACAAACGATAAGGCAAATGAATGGCTTTTGCCTTTAATTCAGTATCGTACTCACCTTACGGTTAAAGATGACAAAAAGATGCGTGATTTCCGTAGGATGAAGGGGTCTGTAGAATTTTATAAAGGTAAGCCCATTCACGGCCCATATCTACAGAGTCAACGAGAAATATTTTTAAGACAACTGCTGAAAACAGAAAAAACTATGCGCCAAAACGCTCCTATGGACTTTGGCGACATAAGCCTGATCTCCATTGAAGAGCTGAAGGAAATTCGCCGTATATGGCTAGTAGAAAAACACGAAATTGAGGACCGCCTTCCTGTCATTTATAAAGATGAAACCGGCAAAACTTTTCCGGACACCAATCTTCAACATTATCATTGCTTTGGAGAAAAGGAACTTAAACTTCTTGAAGAGATTTGTGGCCCGGAGAACAGGCTGAGCTACGAAATGATACGCGAACTACTTGATTTAATGTGGGAATACCAGACAAAACTCAGGCGTGCAGGCTTATATGACAGGATGGAACAGGTGATCCGCAAAGCATTCTATGACAATAAAGATGATGCCGTTAACTTCACCAAACAATATAATGAAGTACGTACAGTTGAGGAAGATAAATGCTCTTAA
- a CDS encoding class I SAM-dependent methyltransferase, which yields MSVFLTNDQIIESYNLEIENRIKKYESLDFESFHPEVLPYLPTPPAHVLDIGAGSGRDAAFLVKKGFQVTAVEPAKRLLEAAQKRHAGIKISWAEDRLPELAKLPSPPAQYDVILLSAVWMHLSSKERKKAFSRVSELLKHNGIIIFSYKIGGKEEEGFYKIDTAQFDTRAHKVGLELLSQNINLDSLGRSELSWRCCIFKKNSISKT from the coding sequence ATGTCTGTGTTCCTTACAAATGACCAAATCATTGAAAGCTACAATCTTGAAATTGAGAATCGTATTAAAAAGTATGAAAGTTTAGATTTTGAAAGCTTTCATCCAGAAGTCTTACCCTACCTGCCAACGCCACCCGCCCATGTACTTGATATTGGTGCAGGCTCAGGACGCGATGCAGCCTTTCTCGTGAAAAAAGGGTTTCAAGTTACGGCTGTTGAGCCTGCAAAACGTCTTTTAGAAGCAGCACAAAAAAGGCACGCAGGAATAAAAATTAGTTGGGCTGAAGATCGCCTCCCAGAACTAGCGAAACTACCAAGCCCACCAGCCCAATATGATGTAATTCTCCTGTCGGCTGTGTGGATGCACTTGTCCTCTAAAGAAAGAAAAAAAGCGTTCTCCAGAGTGTCAGAACTACTTAAACATAACGGTATAATCATTTTCTCATACAAGATTGGCGGGAAGGAAGAAGAGGGGTTTTATAAAATTGACACTGCCCAATTCGACACTAGAGCTCACAAGGTTGGGCTTGAACTATTGTCTCAAAATATTAATTTAGATAGCCTCGGACGCAGTGAACTATCTTGGCGTTGCTGTATTTTCAAGAAAAATTCAATCTCAAAAACGTAA